From Rhinopithecus roxellana isolate Shanxi Qingling chromosome 17, ASM756505v1, whole genome shotgun sequence, one genomic window encodes:
- the ANKRD39 gene encoding ankyrin repeat domain-containing protein 39 isoform X1 → MGPAARIPARCSAYSRRWRRWTSRGMESQEKQPLLPGFKQSCLSLLSSWDYRHSPPCPGIWSAALNGDLGRVKHLIQKAEDPSQPDSAGYTALHYASRNGHYAVCQFLLENGAKCDAQTHGGATALHRASYCGHTEIARLLLSHGSNPRVVDDDGMTSLHKAAERGHRDICSLLLQHSPALKAVRDRKARLACDLLPCNSDLRDLLSS, encoded by the exons ATGGGCCCTGCTGCTCGCATCCCAGCGCGGTGCTCGGCGTACAGCAGACGCTGGAGGAGATGGACTTCGAGAGGG atggagtctcaagaaaaacaaccactgcttcctgggttcaagcagtcctgcctcagcctcctgagtagctgggattacaggcactcaccaccatgcccgg GAATCTGGTCGGCAGCCCTGAATGGAGACCTGGGCCGAGTGAAGCATTTAATCCAGAAGGCTGAGGACCCGAGTCAGCCCGACTCAGCCGGCTACACTGCACTG CACTATGCCAGCCGCAATGGGCACTATGCTGTGTGCCAGTTCCTGCTGGAAAACGGAGCTAAGTGTGATGCCCAGACCCACGGGGGTGCCACTGCTCTGCACCGAGCCAGCTACTGCGGGCACACTGAAATCGCGCGGCTCCTGCTGTCACATGGGTCCAACCCCAGGGTGGTGGATGACGACGGCATGACCAGTCTGCATAAG GCTGCTGAGAGGGGTCACAGGGACATCTGCTCCCTCCTCCTGCAACACAGCCCAGCCCTGAAGGCCGTCCGGGACCGAAAGGCACGGCTAGCATGTGACCTGCTGCCCTGCAACAGTGACCTGCGGGACCTGCTATCCAGCTGA
- the SEMA4C gene encoding semaphorin-4C isoform X1, translating to MAPHWAVWLLAARLWGLGIGAEVWWNLVPRKTVSSGELATVVRRFSQTGIQDFLTLTLTEQTGLLYVGAREALFAFSMEALELQGAISWEAPAEKKAECIQKGKNNQTECFNFIRFLQPYNASHLYACGTYAFQPKCTYINMLTFTLEHGEFEDGKGKCPYDPAKGHTGLLVDGELYSATLNNFLGTEPIILRNMGPHHSMKTEYLAFWLNEPHFVGSAYVPESVGSFTGDDDKVYFFFRERAVESDCYAEQVVARVARICKGDMGGARTLQKKWTTFLKARLACSAPDWQLYFNQLQAVHTLQDTSWHNTTFFGVFQARWGDMYLSAVCEYQLEEIQRVFEGPYKEYREQAQKWGRYTDPVPSPRPGSCINNWHRRHGYTSSLELPDNTLNFIKKHPLMEEQVGPRWSRPLLVKKGTNFTHLVADRVTGLDGATYTVLFIGTGDGWLLKAVSLGPWVHLIEELQLFDQEPMGSLVLSQSKKLLFAGSRSQLVQLPLADCMKYRSCADCVLARDPYCAWSVNTSRCVAVGGNSGSLLIQHVMISDTSGICNLRGSKKVRPTPKNITVVAGTDLVLPCHLSSNLAHARWTFGGRDLPAEQPGSFLYDARLQALVVMAAQPRHAGAYHCFSEEQGARLAAEGYLVAVVAGPSVTLEARAPLENLGLVWLAVVALGAVCLVLLLLVLSLRRRLREELEKGAKATERTLVYPLELPKEPTSPPFRPCPEPDEKLWDPVGYYYSDGSLKIVPGHARCQPGGGSPSPPPGIPGQPLPSPTRLHLGGGRNSNANGYVRLQLGGEDRGGLGHPLPELADELRRKLQQRQPLPDSNPEESSV from the exons ATGGCCCCACACTGGGCTGTCTGGCTGCTGGCAGCAAGGCTGTGGGGCCTGGGCATTGGGGCTGAGGTGTGGTGGAACCTTGTGCCGCGGAAGACAGTGTCTTCTGGGG AGCTGGCCACGGTAGTGCGGCGGTTCTCCCAGACGGGCATCCAGGACTTCCTGACACTGACGCTGACGGAGCAGACTGGGCTTCTGTACGTGGGGGCCCGAGAGGCCCTGTTTGCTTTCAGCATGGAGGCCCTGGAGCTGCAAGGAGCG ATCTCCTGGGAGGCCCCCGCAGAGAAGAAGGCTGAGTGTATCCAGAAAGGGAAGAACAACCAG ACCGAGTGCTTCAACTTCATCCGCTTCCTGCAGCCCTACAATGCCTCCCACCTGTACGCCTGTGGCACCTATGCCTTCCAGCCCAAGTGCACCTACATC AACATGCTCACCTTCACTTTGGAGCATGGAGAGTTTGAAGATGGGAAGGGCAAGTGTCCCTATGACCCAGCTAagggccacactggcctccttgtgG ATGGTGAGCTGTACTCGGCCACACTCAACAACTTCCTGGGCACGGAACCCATTATCCTGCGTAACATGGGGCCACACCACTCCATGAAGACAGAGTACCTGGCCTTTTGGCTCAACG AACCTCACTTTGTAGGCTCTGCCTATGTACCTGAGAGTGTGGGCAGCTTCACGGGGGACGACGACAAGGTCTACTTCTTCTTCAGGGAGCGGGCAGTGGAGTCTGACTGCTATGCTGAGCAGGTGGTGGCTCGTGTGGCCCGCATCTGCAAG GGCGATATGGGGGGCGCGCGGACCCTGCAGAAGAAGTGGACCACGTTCCTGAAGGCGCGGCTGGCGTGCTCTGCCCCGGACTGGCAGCTCTACTTCAACCAGCTACAGGCGGTGCACACCCTGCAGGACACCTCCTGGCACAACACCACCTTCTTTGGGGTTTTTCAAGCGCGGTG GGGTGACATGTACCTGTCGGCCGTCTGTGAGTACCAGTTGGAAGAGATCCAGCGGGTGTTTGAGGGCCCCTACAAGGAGTACCGGGAGCAAGCCCAGAAGTGGGGCCGCTACACCGACCCTGTACCCAGCCCTCGGCCTGGCTCG TGCATTAACAACTGGCACCGGCGCCACGGCTACACCAGCTCCCTGGAGCTGCCCGACAACACCCTCAACTTCATCAAGAAGCACCCGCTGATGGAGGAGCAGGTGGGTCCTCGGTGGAGCCGCCCCCTGCTCGTGAAGAAGGGCACCAACTTCACCCACCTGGTGGCCGACCGGGTTACAGGACTTGATGGAGCCACCTATACAGTGCTGTTCATTGGCACAG GAGACGGCTGGCTGCTGAAGGCCGTGAGCCTGGGGCCCTGGGTTCACCTGATTGAAGAGCTGCAGCTGTTCGACCAGGAGCCCATGGGGAGCCTGGTGCTGTCTCAGAGCAAG AAGCTGCTCTTTGCCGGCTCCCGCTCTCAGCTGGTGCAGCTGCCCCTGGCCGACTGCATGAAGTACCGCTCCTGTGCAGACTGTGTCCTCGCCCGGGACCCCTATTGCGCCTGGAGCGTCAACACCAGCCGCTGTGTGGCCGTGGGTGGCAACTCTGG ATCTCTGCTGATCCAGCATGTGATGATCTCGGACACTTCAGGCATCTGCAACCTCCGAGGCAGTAAGAAAG TCAGGCCCACTCCCAAAAACATCACGGTGGTGGCGGGCACAGACCTGGTGCTGCCCTGCCACCTGTCCTCCAACTTGGCCCATGCCCGCTGGACCTTTGGGGGCCGGGACCTGCCTGCGGAACAGCCTGGCTCCTTCCTCTACGATGCTCGGCTCCAGGCTCTAGTTGTGATGGCCGCCCAGCCCCGCCACGCTGGGGCCTACCACTGCTTTTCAGAGGAGCAGGGGGCGCGCCTAGCTGCTGAAGGCTACCTTGTGGCTGTCGTGGCAGGCCCGTCGGTGACCTTGGAGGCCCGGGCCCCCCTGGAAAACCTGGGGCTGGTGTGGCTGGCAGTGGTGGCCCTGGGGGCTGTGtgcctggtgctgctgctgctggtgctgtCACTGCGCCGGCGACTGCGGGAAGAGCTGGAGAAAGGGGCCAAGGCTACTGAGAGGACCCTGGTGTACCCCCTGGAGCTGCCCAAGGAGCCCACCAGTCCCCCCTTCCGGCCCTGTCCTGAACCAGATGAGAAACTTTGGGATCCTGTCGGTTACTACTATTCAGATGGCTCCCTTAAGATAGTACCTGGGCATGCCCGGTGCCAGCCCGGCGGGGGGTCCCCTTCGCCACCTCCAGGCATCCCAGGCCAGCCTCTGCCTTCTCCAACTCGGCTTCACTTGGGGGGTGGGCGGAACTCAAATGCCAATGGTTATGTGCGCTTACAACTAGGAGGGGAGGACCGGGGAGGGCTCGGGCACCCCCTGCCTGAGCTTGCGGATGAACTGAGACGCAAACTGCAGCAACGCCAGCCACTGCCCGACTCCAACCCCGAGGAGTCGTCAGTATGA
- the ANKRD23 gene encoding ankyrin repeat domain-containing protein 23, whose product MDFINIQQLVSGERVEGKALAFGHGLPDPGAWPTDWRRGPQEAVAREKLKLEEEKKKKLERFNSSRVNLDNLVDLENLVQRRKKRLRHRVPPRKPEPLVKPQPQAQVEPVDLEMFLKAAAENQESLIDKYLTDGGDPSAHDKLHRTALHWACLKGHSQLVNKLLAAGATVDARDLLDRTPVFWACRGGHLDILKQLLNQGARVNARDKIGSTPLHVAVRTRHPDCLEHLIECGAHLNAQDKEGDTALHEAVRHGSYKAMKLLLLYGAELGVRNAASVTPVQLARDWQRGIREALQAHVAHPRTRC is encoded by the exons ATGGACTTCATCAACATTCAGCAGTTG GTAAGTGGAGAAAGAGTTGAAGGGAAGGCGTTGGCATTTGGACATGGACTTCCTGACCCTGGAGCCTGGCCTACTGACTGGAGGAGGGGCCCCCAAGAGGCTGTGGCCCGGGAGAAGCTGAAactggaagaagagaagaagaagaaa CTTGAAAGATTTAACAGTTCCAGAGTTAATCTGGATAACCTGGTTGACTTGGAAAACTTGGTTCAAAGACGGAAAAAGCGACTGAGACACAGAGTCCCCCCCAGGAAACCCGAGCCCCTGGTTAAG CCGCAGCCCCAGGCCCAGGTGGAGCCTGTGGACCTGGAGATGTTCCTGAAGGCAGCTGCTGAGAACCAGGAGTCCCTGATTGACAAGTACCTGACAGACGGAGGGGACCCCAGTGCCCATGACAAG CTCCACCGCACCGCCTTGCACTGGGCCTGTCTGAAGGGTCACAGCCAGCTGGTGAACAAGCTGCTGGCGGCAGGTGCCACCGTGGACGCACGGGACTTG CTGGACAGGACACCTGTGTTCTGGGCCTGCCGCGGAGGACATCTGGACATCCTCAAACAGTTGCTTAACCAGGGAGCCCGGGTCAACGCCCGGGACAAG ATTGGGAGCACCCCCCTGCATGTGGCAGTGCGCACCCGGCACCCCGACTGCCTGGAGCACCTCATCGAGTGTGGCGCCCACCTGAACGCACAAGATAAG GAGGGGGACACGGCTCTGCACGAGGCCGTGCGGCACGGCAGCTACAAAGCCATGAAGCTGCTGCTGCTCTACGGGGCCGAGCTGGGCGTGCGGAACGCG GCCTCTGTGACCCCGGTGCAACTGGCTCGAGACTGGCAGCGCGGCATCCGGGAGGCCCTGCAGGCTCACGTGGCGCATCCCCGCACCCGATGCTGA
- the ANKRD39 gene encoding ankyrin repeat domain-containing protein 39 isoform X2 — MATPRPCADGPCCSHPSAVLGVQQTLEEMDFERGIWSAALNGDLGRVKHLIQKAEDPSQPDSAGYTALHYASRNGHYAVCQFLLENGAKCDAQTHGGATALHRASYCGHTEIARLLLSHGSNPRVVDDDGMTSLHKAAERGHRDICSLLLQHSPALKAVRDRKARLACDLLPCNSDLRDLLSS; from the exons ATGGCGACGCCGCGGCCCTGCGCGGATGGGCCCTGCTGCTCGCATCCCAGCGCGGTGCTCGGCGTACAGCAGACGCTGGAGGAGATGGACTTCGAGAGGG GAATCTGGTCGGCAGCCCTGAATGGAGACCTGGGCCGAGTGAAGCATTTAATCCAGAAGGCTGAGGACCCGAGTCAGCCCGACTCAGCCGGCTACACTGCACTG CACTATGCCAGCCGCAATGGGCACTATGCTGTGTGCCAGTTCCTGCTGGAAAACGGAGCTAAGTGTGATGCCCAGACCCACGGGGGTGCCACTGCTCTGCACCGAGCCAGCTACTGCGGGCACACTGAAATCGCGCGGCTCCTGCTGTCACATGGGTCCAACCCCAGGGTGGTGGATGACGACGGCATGACCAGTCTGCATAAG GCTGCTGAGAGGGGTCACAGGGACATCTGCTCCCTCCTCCTGCAACACAGCCCAGCCCTGAAGGCCGTCCGGGACCGAAAGGCACGGCTAGCATGTGACCTGCTGCCCTGCAACAGTGACCTGCGGGACCTGCTATCCAGCTGA
- the SEMA4C gene encoding semaphorin-4C isoform X2 → MLTFTLEHGEFEDGKGKCPYDPAKGHTGLLVDGELYSATLNNFLGTEPIILRNMGPHHSMKTEYLAFWLNEPHFVGSAYVPESVGSFTGDDDKVYFFFRERAVESDCYAEQVVARVARICKGDMGGARTLQKKWTTFLKARLACSAPDWQLYFNQLQAVHTLQDTSWHNTTFFGVFQARWGDMYLSAVCEYQLEEIQRVFEGPYKEYREQAQKWGRYTDPVPSPRPGSCINNWHRRHGYTSSLELPDNTLNFIKKHPLMEEQVGPRWSRPLLVKKGTNFTHLVADRVTGLDGATYTVLFIGTGDGWLLKAVSLGPWVHLIEELQLFDQEPMGSLVLSQSKKLLFAGSRSQLVQLPLADCMKYRSCADCVLARDPYCAWSVNTSRCVAVGGNSGSLLIQHVMISDTSGICNLRGSKKVRPTPKNITVVAGTDLVLPCHLSSNLAHARWTFGGRDLPAEQPGSFLYDARLQALVVMAAQPRHAGAYHCFSEEQGARLAAEGYLVAVVAGPSVTLEARAPLENLGLVWLAVVALGAVCLVLLLLVLSLRRRLREELEKGAKATERTLVYPLELPKEPTSPPFRPCPEPDEKLWDPVGYYYSDGSLKIVPGHARCQPGGGSPSPPPGIPGQPLPSPTRLHLGGGRNSNANGYVRLQLGGEDRGGLGHPLPELADELRRKLQQRQPLPDSNPEESSV, encoded by the exons ATGCTCACCTTCACTTTGGAGCATGGAGAGTTTGAAGATGGGAAGGGCAAGTGTCCCTATGACCCAGCTAagggccacactggcctccttgtgG ATGGTGAGCTGTACTCGGCCACACTCAACAACTTCCTGGGCACGGAACCCATTATCCTGCGTAACATGGGGCCACACCACTCCATGAAGACAGAGTACCTGGCCTTTTGGCTCAACG AACCTCACTTTGTAGGCTCTGCCTATGTACCTGAGAGTGTGGGCAGCTTCACGGGGGACGACGACAAGGTCTACTTCTTCTTCAGGGAGCGGGCAGTGGAGTCTGACTGCTATGCTGAGCAGGTGGTGGCTCGTGTGGCCCGCATCTGCAAG GGCGATATGGGGGGCGCGCGGACCCTGCAGAAGAAGTGGACCACGTTCCTGAAGGCGCGGCTGGCGTGCTCTGCCCCGGACTGGCAGCTCTACTTCAACCAGCTACAGGCGGTGCACACCCTGCAGGACACCTCCTGGCACAACACCACCTTCTTTGGGGTTTTTCAAGCGCGGTG GGGTGACATGTACCTGTCGGCCGTCTGTGAGTACCAGTTGGAAGAGATCCAGCGGGTGTTTGAGGGCCCCTACAAGGAGTACCGGGAGCAAGCCCAGAAGTGGGGCCGCTACACCGACCCTGTACCCAGCCCTCGGCCTGGCTCG TGCATTAACAACTGGCACCGGCGCCACGGCTACACCAGCTCCCTGGAGCTGCCCGACAACACCCTCAACTTCATCAAGAAGCACCCGCTGATGGAGGAGCAGGTGGGTCCTCGGTGGAGCCGCCCCCTGCTCGTGAAGAAGGGCACCAACTTCACCCACCTGGTGGCCGACCGGGTTACAGGACTTGATGGAGCCACCTATACAGTGCTGTTCATTGGCACAG GAGACGGCTGGCTGCTGAAGGCCGTGAGCCTGGGGCCCTGGGTTCACCTGATTGAAGAGCTGCAGCTGTTCGACCAGGAGCCCATGGGGAGCCTGGTGCTGTCTCAGAGCAAG AAGCTGCTCTTTGCCGGCTCCCGCTCTCAGCTGGTGCAGCTGCCCCTGGCCGACTGCATGAAGTACCGCTCCTGTGCAGACTGTGTCCTCGCCCGGGACCCCTATTGCGCCTGGAGCGTCAACACCAGCCGCTGTGTGGCCGTGGGTGGCAACTCTGG ATCTCTGCTGATCCAGCATGTGATGATCTCGGACACTTCAGGCATCTGCAACCTCCGAGGCAGTAAGAAAG TCAGGCCCACTCCCAAAAACATCACGGTGGTGGCGGGCACAGACCTGGTGCTGCCCTGCCACCTGTCCTCCAACTTGGCCCATGCCCGCTGGACCTTTGGGGGCCGGGACCTGCCTGCGGAACAGCCTGGCTCCTTCCTCTACGATGCTCGGCTCCAGGCTCTAGTTGTGATGGCCGCCCAGCCCCGCCACGCTGGGGCCTACCACTGCTTTTCAGAGGAGCAGGGGGCGCGCCTAGCTGCTGAAGGCTACCTTGTGGCTGTCGTGGCAGGCCCGTCGGTGACCTTGGAGGCCCGGGCCCCCCTGGAAAACCTGGGGCTGGTGTGGCTGGCAGTGGTGGCCCTGGGGGCTGTGtgcctggtgctgctgctgctggtgctgtCACTGCGCCGGCGACTGCGGGAAGAGCTGGAGAAAGGGGCCAAGGCTACTGAGAGGACCCTGGTGTACCCCCTGGAGCTGCCCAAGGAGCCCACCAGTCCCCCCTTCCGGCCCTGTCCTGAACCAGATGAGAAACTTTGGGATCCTGTCGGTTACTACTATTCAGATGGCTCCCTTAAGATAGTACCTGGGCATGCCCGGTGCCAGCCCGGCGGGGGGTCCCCTTCGCCACCTCCAGGCATCCCAGGCCAGCCTCTGCCTTCTCCAACTCGGCTTCACTTGGGGGGTGGGCGGAACTCAAATGCCAATGGTTATGTGCGCTTACAACTAGGAGGGGAGGACCGGGGAGGGCTCGGGCACCCCCTGCCTGAGCTTGCGGATGAACTGAGACGCAAACTGCAGCAACGCCAGCCACTGCCCGACTCCAACCCCGAGGAGTCGTCAGTATGA